From Nitrospira sp., the proteins below share one genomic window:
- a CDS encoding molybdenum cofactor guanylyltransferase, whose product MRLQRDATGVILAGGKSRRMGEDKRFLKVGEATLLERSIHVMSRVFSEVLVIIAQDSPALDVPGCVVHRDLIPDCGSLGGLYTGLVQASRGRIFVVACDMPFVNPDMIGWFLARDQEADIVIAQLETGLQPLHAVYGKRTLPYLKQRAEARQLKIQTVASEPSLRVRIVLPSEWRDLDPESRSFQNVNSPADLQAARAAISGIHPSL is encoded by the coding sequence ATGAGGCTTCAACGAGATGCAACGGGAGTCATCCTGGCCGGTGGGAAGAGCCGGCGAATGGGTGAAGACAAACGCTTTTTGAAGGTCGGAGAGGCTACTCTGCTGGAGCGGTCTATCCATGTGATGTCCCGGGTTTTCTCAGAAGTATTGGTCATCATCGCACAAGACAGCCCCGCGTTAGATGTGCCCGGTTGCGTAGTCCATCGTGATCTGATTCCTGATTGCGGCAGTCTCGGGGGGCTCTATACAGGGCTGGTGCAAGCGTCTCGTGGCCGGATCTTTGTCGTGGCCTGCGATATGCCGTTTGTGAACCCGGATATGATTGGGTGGTTTCTTGCCCGCGACCAAGAGGCGGATATCGTGATAGCGCAGCTGGAAACCGGTTTGCAGCCACTGCATGCGGTCTACGGAAAGCGTACCCTTCCTTATCTCAAGCAGCGGGCTGAGGCGCGGCAGCTGAAGATTCAGACGGTGGCCTCAGAGCCGTCGTTGCGCGTGAGAATTGTCTTGCCCTCAGAGTGGAGGGACCTGGATCCCGAGTCGCGCTCCTTTCAGAACGTCAATTCACCGGCCGATCTGCAAGCCGCAAGGGCTGCAATTTCAGGGATTCATCCTTCCTTGTGA